In one Ischnura elegans chromosome 13, ioIscEleg1.1, whole genome shotgun sequence genomic region, the following are encoded:
- the LOC124170297 gene encoding Golgi reassembly-stacking protein 2-like: MLFFPLTIGNKSQQVQDGSPGQQAGLESFFDFIVSIGNKRLDQDNEMLKEALRDAVGTEAKMCVYSSKMQSVRKVIVRPGEGWGEQGLLGISIRFCSFEGANENVWHVLRTCSC; the protein is encoded by the exons ATGCTGTTTTTTCCGTTGACAATTGGAAACAAATCGCAGCAG GTCCAGGATGGATCTCCAGGGCAACAGGCTGGCCTCGAATCATTCTTTGACTTCATTGTTTCCATCGGGAACAAAAGATTG GACCAGGACAATGAGATGCTCAAGGAGGCCCTGCGTGATGCGGTGGGGACTGAGGCGAAGATGTGCGTCTACAGCAGCAAGATGCAGAGCGTGCGCAAGGTCATCGTGCGGCCTGGAGAGGGGTGGGGCGAACAGGGGCTGTTGGGTATCTCCATACGCTTCTGCTCTTTTGAGGGAGCCAACGAGAACGTTTGGCACGTGCTG AGGACTTGTTCTTGCTGA